From Campylobacter concisus, a single genomic window includes:
- a CDS encoding Cj0814 family flagellar-dependent secreted protein — MINALGSYPLNLEQNIKVSTKVATKQTSSEVLGYKVDKDGYFTDEFNKQAGIPSDYKIHSSTLESLVRSNDIMDPDIKNFKSIDIAKTVGNAYRLLAQVVGEDTLSSKESFSADDIRNFPQGFSYDRQSLQVDKRYASASEYSAVEDSFVHTPTKTISTLFYNGSLSIAADKQIHPKNVTYIFNNANGGKENTVIGIFMDPHGEKYTNKDGSITKGGLIAGVLNHNLDIYEGETTAIGKYGGYDKNINTKEFQRSFNAFNAMWQMAYGVNFSKADDGAVSMLPDYMQDYVRHRQSLDKFSDQEDELSFKKMMEHNLKMLKLLFGEIDKDGKKSKDFMDSFLKFSMSPLNLIKELNENPAGKYLVDMLGIKRDVDIKA, encoded by the coding sequence ATGATAAACGCACTTGGTAGCTACCCCTTAAATTTAGAGCAGAATATAAAGGTATCAACCAAAGTTGCCACCAAACAAACAAGCTCAGAGGTTTTAGGCTACAAGGTAGATAAGGATGGCTACTTTACAGATGAGTTTAATAAGCAAGCTGGTATCCCAAGTGATTATAAAATTCACTCAAGCACGTTGGAGTCTTTAGTCAGATCAAACGACATAATGGACCCAGACATCAAGAATTTTAAAAGTATCGATATAGCTAAAACAGTTGGCAACGCTTATAGGTTGCTAGCTCAAGTAGTTGGCGAAGATACACTAAGCTCAAAAGAAAGCTTCAGCGCAGATGATATAAGAAATTTCCCTCAAGGCTTTTCTTATGATCGACAAAGCCTGCAAGTAGATAAAAGATACGCTAGTGCTAGTGAGTATTCTGCGGTAGAAGATAGCTTTGTGCATACGCCAACAAAGACCATAAGCACGCTTTTTTACAATGGCTCTTTGTCTATTGCGGCAGACAAGCAGATACATCCAAAAAATGTAACATACATCTTTAACAACGCAAATGGTGGCAAAGAAAATACGGTCATTGGTATATTTATGGATCCACACGGAGAGAAATACACTAACAAAGATGGATCTATAACCAAAGGCGGTCTCATAGCTGGTGTGCTAAATCACAACCTAGACATATACGAGGGCGAAACCACTGCGATAGGAAAATATGGCGGCTATGATAAAAACATCAACACAAAGGAATTTCAAAGGTCATTTAACGCCTTTAACGCTATGTGGCAAATGGCTTATGGGGTAAATTTCTCAAAAGCAGATGATGGTGCTGTCTCTATGCTGCCTGATTATATGCAAGATTATGTAAGACACAGACAAAGCCTTGATAAATTTAGCGACCAAGAAGACGAACTATCATTTAAAAAGATGATGGAGCATAATCTAAAAATGCTAAAGCTACTCTTTGGCGAGATAGATAAAGATGGTAAGAAGAGTAAAGACTTTATGGATAGCTTTTTGAAATTTAGTATGTCACCTTTAAATTTAATAAAAGAGCTAAATGAAAACCCAGCTGGAAAATATCTAGTAGATATGCTCGGCATAAAAAGAGACGTTGATATAAAGGCGTAA
- a CDS encoding cell surface protein, translated as MFITTYNGSMQYKEILDDYIAHGNKNLSAEDEKAKVDAYMQGPFGAGLDKIIGIEEGTEGWITKTIDKIDSMLSNKYSPEERRALYGKYPETIEKAIDWELQGYMDFLRDNSIDGKPTIEGKMIGLGTKEEEADLRAFMDSMSSLYQNYNDESLNLLKRTDLSIDEFKTLFAKAREKATKDVEEQRKQIIKEEQEYNANFAKEQNEKKFKPMQVKKKYETYDINKDQKFLYARELLNFKEKRGIDVLELMQKIDKKQILNKMA; from the coding sequence ATGTTTATTACTACCTACAATGGATCAATGCAATATAAAGAAATTTTAGATGACTACATAGCTCACGGTAATAAAAATTTATCTGCAGAAGATGAGAAAGCTAAAGTTGATGCTTATATGCAAGGACCATTTGGTGCTGGACTAGATAAGATAATCGGTATAGAAGAAGGAACGGAAGGCTGGATAACAAAAACCATAGATAAAATAGATAGTATGCTATCAAACAAATACTCTCCAGAAGAGCGAAGAGCTCTATACGGAAAATACCCAGAAACCATAGAAAAAGCGATAGATTGGGAACTTCAAGGCTATATGGATTTTCTGAGGGATAACTCTATAGACGGCAAACCAACAATAGAAGGTAAGATGATAGGTCTTGGCACAAAAGAAGAGGAGGCTGACCTAAGAGCCTTTATGGATAGCATGTCTTCTCTTTATCAAAACTATAACGATGAATCTCTTAACCTTTTAAAAAGGACTGATCTAAGCATAGATGAATTTAAAACATTATTTGCCAAAGCAAGAGAAAAAGCTACAAAGGATGTTGAAGAACAAAGAAAGCAGATAATCAAAGAAGAACAAGAATACAATGCAAATTTCGCTAAAGAGCAAAATGAGAAGAAATTTAAACCTATGCAGGTTAAAAAGAAGTATGAGACCTATGATATAAACAAGGATCAGAAATTTCTCTATGCAAGAGAGCTTTTAAATTTCAAAGAAAAAAGAGGCATAGACGTCTTAGAGCTTATGCAAAAGATAGACAAGAAGCAAATTTTAAATAAGATGGCTTAA